The proteins below come from a single Pleuronectes platessa chromosome 1, fPlePla1.1, whole genome shotgun sequence genomic window:
- the ric3a gene encoding protein RIC-3, protein MSITTCQKVTLISCSVLCVSLFLPRMLLPRGRKEMEQPEVGPGFYPPLMHRLSLPDDPELWGGDPSYSMTDIAEAMSKVKVIGRGKKYNLMAQVIPIYGFGILLYIINIIYKLTCKNKTKESGNYTVTETHVEKQMTTNYELAHLQEKLLHAERMMERIVSRKSSASGSGRRRKSKTTTSKKEEKLLRQLRQISLRMQDLEGATPEMEAEEVPYSADWEGYPDETYPEYDVNPSLRRGFDTVTVEVPHNQPTAEALAERMEQEEEELMARKLSIVHEEEEEQEEVEGEEEEEEEEEEEEEENEDEEEEEAVEDVEVVEEVEDEEEEEEEEEEEKRQLLSPHLSRPAAEKKQERLGLELSKELQCQNGGKKQISFSDQQDVFRYPKEGEEEEEEEEEEEDEEEEDEEEVDEEDEGTEVEEEADEDDPVMEAESLLFSCEGCPNPEEEAEEDKEEYLLTSEDDEGQTQADVPKEVSGLRMRNRRET, encoded by the exons ATGTCTATAACAACTTGCCAGAAGGTTACTCTCATATCATGCTCcgttctctgtgtttctcttttcctgCCCAGAATGCTTTTAcccagagggaggaaggagatggagCAGCCGGAGG TTGGGCCTGGATTTTACCCTCCTCTGATGCATCGGCTGTCTCTGCCAGACGACCCGGAGCTGTGGGGGGGCGACCCCTCATACTCCATGACGGACATTGCAGAGGCCATGTCCAAAGTAAAGGTCATCGGTCGAGGCAAAAAATACAACCTGATGGCTCAAGTGATTCCAATATACGGCTTTGGGATCCTTCTCTACATCATCAATATAATCTACAAG CTGACTTGTAAGAATAAGACGAAGGAATCAGGAAACTACACAGTTACAGAGACACACGTGGAGAAACAAATGA CGACAAATTACGAGCTGGCCCATCTtcaggagaagctgctgcacGCCGAGAGGATGATGGAGAGGATTGTCTCCCGAAAGAGCTCGGCTTCTGGGAG TGGCAGAAGGAGGAAGAGTAAAACTACAACAtcaaagaaggaggagaaattaCTCAGGCAACTTCGACAGATCTCCCTTCGGATGCAAGACCTGGAGGGAGCCACCCCGGAGATGGAGGCGGAGGAGGTCCCCTACAGTGCAGACTGGGAAG GCTACCCAGACGAGACCTACCCAGAATACGATGTCAATCCCAGTCTCAGACGGGGATTTGACACCGTGACAGTGGAGGTGCCCCACAACCAGCCCACTGCCGAGGCCCTAGCTGAGaggatggagcaggaggaggaagagttgaTGGCAAGGAAGCTGTCCATAGtgcatgaggaggaagaagagcaagaggaagtggagggagaggaagaggaggaggaggaggaagaggaggaggaagaggagaatgaagatgaagaagaggaggaagcagtggAGGACGTAGAGGTGGTGGAAGaagtggaggatgaagaggaagaggaggaggaggaggaggaggagaaaaggcagCTGCTCAGTCCTCATTTATCGAGGCCTGCTGcagagaagaagcaggagagacTCGGTTTGGAGTTGAGCAAAGAGCTGCAGTGTCAGAATGGAGGGAAGAAGCAAATAAGCTTCAGCGACCAACAGGATGTGTTCCGCTACCctaaagagggagaggaggaagaagaggaagaggaggaagaggaggacgaggaggaagaggacgaggaagaggtggatgaggaggacgaggggacAGAGGTAGAAGAGGAGGCCGATGAAGATGATCCAGTGATGGAGGCAGAGAGTCTGCTGTTCAGCTGTGAAGGTTGCCCGAACCCggaggaagaagcagaggaggataaAGAGGAGTATTTGTTAACGTCCGAGGATGatgaaggtcaaacacaggCTGACGTGCCCAAAGAAGTGAGCGGGCTGAGGATGAGGAACAGGAGAGAGACGTAG